One genomic region from Granulimonas faecalis encodes:
- the sufU gene encoding Fe-S cluster assembly sulfur transfer protein SufU produces MGAADLYTPALLEHVSHPDYNYAIEDATCTHEGINPSCGDDLMLHVKVGDDGTISEASWTGTGCAVSQGSADMMSDLVQGSTPEEARRLCSLFGRMVRGEELSADELDELDEATCLESISHMPARVKCAELAWRTLDEMLSGSAEGPTTTEEA; encoded by the coding sequence ATGGGAGCCGCTGACCTGTACACGCCGGCGCTGCTGGAGCACGTCTCGCACCCCGACTACAACTACGCCATCGAGGACGCCACCTGCACCCACGAGGGCATCAACCCCAGTTGCGGCGACGACCTCATGCTCCACGTCAAGGTGGGGGACGACGGCACCATCTCCGAGGCCAGCTGGACCGGCACCGGCTGCGCCGTGAGCCAGGGCTCGGCCGACATGATGAGCGACCTGGTCCAGGGCAGCACCCCCGAGGAGGCCCGGCGCCTGTGCTCGCTGTTCGGCCGCATGGTGCGCGGCGAGGAGCTCTCCGCCGACGAGCTCGACGAGCTCGACGAGGCCACCTGCCTCGAGTCCATCTCCCACATGCCCGCGCGCGTGAAGTGTGCCGAGCTGGCCTGGCGCACCCTCGACGAGATGCTGTCCGGGTCCGCCGAGGGCCCCACGACCACCGAGGAAGCCTGA
- a CDS encoding MarR family winged helix-turn-helix transcriptional regulator — translation MYDNKELMHRFAKVGRMAMGGRGRHGHHGPEGPRHCCHRGPEGPAPEGGHHGPHGRCHGRGPSGPMSPMRGQGRILAALADRDGLTTRDLVELLDVRPSSLNESLGRLEARGLVGRSQSQADGRQVEVRITDAGRELAQAMAERDPSSMFDCLTDEEREQLGALLDKVIASVKEARTDPERGTA, via the coding sequence ATGTACGACAACAAAGAGCTCATGCACCGCTTTGCCAAGGTGGGCCGCATGGCCATGGGTGGCCGCGGCCGCCACGGCCACCACGGTCCCGAGGGTCCCCGCCACTGCTGCCACAGGGGGCCGGAGGGTCCCGCTCCCGAGGGCGGCCATCACGGCCCCCATGGCCGCTGCCACGGCCGTGGGCCGTCCGGCCCCATGAGCCCCATGCGGGGTCAGGGCCGCATCCTCGCCGCCCTGGCCGACCGGGACGGTCTCACCACCCGCGACCTCGTCGAGCTGCTCGACGTCCGACCCTCCTCGCTCAACGAGTCCCTCGGGCGCCTCGAGGCCCGCGGGCTCGTGGGGCGCAGCCAGTCGCAGGCCGACGGCCGCCAGGTGGAGGTGCGCATCACCGACGCCGGCCGCGAGCTCGCCCAGGCCATGGCCGAGCGCGACCCCTCCTCCATGTTCGACTGCCTCACCGATGAGGAGCGCGAGCAGCTGGGCGCCCTTCTCGACAAGGTGATCGCCTCGGTCAAGGAGGCGCGCACCGACCCCGAGCGAGGGACCGCGTAA
- a CDS encoding bile acid:sodium symporter family protein: MVSYMWVGMYGGNRSLALALILLTTVAAPFTIPLSLEALLGATVELDVAAMMGRMLTMIAVPAVLGMVVNDATRGWGERVLSPALGPAARALLVVIITANSTGMAPYLATVTVETFCVAGFVLAFATGGFALGCLLARALGRDAADTVTACFCCGIRNISAGAVIAAQFFPGPAVFAVMMGTLFQQVLAGLMGKALGRLVDASEG; the protein is encoded by the coding sequence GTGGTGAGCTACATGTGGGTGGGCATGTACGGCGGCAACCGCAGCCTGGCCCTCGCGCTCATCCTGCTCACCACCGTGGCGGCGCCCTTCACCATCCCGCTCTCCCTCGAGGCCCTGCTCGGCGCCACGGTGGAGCTGGACGTGGCGGCCATGATGGGCCGCATGCTCACGATGATCGCCGTCCCTGCCGTGCTGGGTATGGTGGTGAACGACGCCACCCGCGGCTGGGGCGAGCGGGTGCTCTCGCCGGCGCTGGGACCTGCCGCGCGGGCGCTCCTCGTGGTCATCATCACCGCTAACAGCACCGGCATGGCGCCGTACCTCGCCACGGTCACCGTCGAGACGTTCTGCGTGGCCGGGTTCGTCCTGGCCTTTGCCACCGGCGGCTTTGCCCTGGGCTGCCTTCTGGCCCGGGCCCTGGGCCGTGACGCCGCCGACACCGTCACGGCCTGCTTCTGCTGCGGCATCAGAAACATCAGCGCCGGCGCCGTGATCGCCGCGCAGTTCTTCCCGGGCCCGGCGGTCTTCGCCGTCATGATGGGCACGCTGTTCCAGCAGGTGCTGGCCGGCCTCATGGGCAAGGCGCTGGGGAGGCTGGTGGACGCGTCCGAGGGGTGA
- a CDS encoding SufB/SufD family protein, whose amino-acid sequence MADEKTVQGTVTLSHVDPAPAQTWNWLAVNETSLEVPVADAVAARLADGTALGDLMDTEVPDDARGIVMGAGTQATAWVDAGATGRTVVRVPDGTDGGTVTVPCLSPDGTLAQTTVVVGADASAEVRVLALGDETGAATTGSALRLVLEPGARCSVALLVAQGAGQRHIDSLGAVLGDGAGLAIDQYVLGSESSATGVAVDLAGDGASVEAALHYIGRAGQVVDASYEVSCRGRRTRADIACTGVLTGDARKALRATIDLVRGCKGAEGSESETVVLAGDSVVNKTLPVILCSEDDVVGNHGATIGSLSPEQLFYLGCRGITETDAADLMVSALVDDAAATLGGEAAEAVCAWASWNLGPEAAENARTAADLAAGEEE is encoded by the coding sequence ATGGCGGACGAGAAGACCGTGCAGGGCACCGTCACCCTGTCCCACGTGGACCCCGCACCGGCCCAGACCTGGAACTGGCTCGCCGTCAACGAGACCTCCCTCGAGGTGCCCGTGGCAGACGCCGTGGCCGCCCGCCTCGCCGACGGGACGGCCCTGGGGGACCTCATGGACACCGAGGTGCCCGACGACGCCCGCGGCATCGTCATGGGCGCCGGCACCCAGGCCACCGCGTGGGTGGACGCCGGCGCCACCGGGCGCACCGTCGTGCGTGTGCCGGACGGCACCGACGGCGGCACCGTGACCGTGCCGTGCCTCTCCCCCGACGGCACCCTGGCCCAGACCACGGTGGTCGTGGGGGCCGACGCCTCCGCCGAGGTGCGCGTGCTCGCCCTGGGCGACGAGACCGGCGCCGCCACCACCGGCAGCGCCCTGCGCCTCGTGCTCGAGCCGGGCGCCCGCTGCTCCGTGGCCCTGCTCGTGGCCCAGGGGGCCGGCCAGCGCCACATCGACAGCCTGGGCGCCGTCCTCGGCGACGGCGCCGGGCTCGCGATCGACCAGTACGTCCTGGGCAGCGAGAGCTCGGCCACCGGCGTGGCCGTGGACCTCGCGGGCGACGGTGCCTCCGTGGAGGCGGCGCTCCACTACATCGGCCGCGCCGGCCAGGTGGTGGACGCCTCCTACGAGGTGAGCTGCCGCGGCCGCAGGACCCGCGCCGACATCGCCTGCACCGGCGTGCTCACGGGCGACGCCCGGAAGGCACTCCGGGCCACCATCGACCTCGTGCGCGGCTGCAAGGGCGCCGAGGGCTCCGAGAGCGAGACCGTCGTGCTCGCCGGCGACTCCGTGGTCAACAAGACCCTGCCGGTGATCCTGTGCTCCGAGGACGACGTGGTGGGAAACCACGGCGCCACCATCGGCTCGCTCTCCCCCGAGCAGCTCTTCTACCTGGGATGCCGCGGCATCACCGAGACCGACGCCGCCGACCTCATGGTCTCGGCCCTCGTGGACGACGCCGCCGCCACCCTCGGCGGGGAGGCTGCCGAGGCCGTGTGCGCCTGGGCGTCGTGGAACCTGGGGCCCGAGGCGGCCGAGAACGCGCGTACGGCGGCCGACCTCGCCGCCGGTGAGGAGGAGTGA
- a CDS encoding aminotransferase class V-fold PLP-dependent enzyme, translated as MAKQDTATTVVAGTPATAGEAFPSACDAAGAPAADIEAGAPLTGAPSLDPAVAADISKNPYKADFPLFSCHPGLYFLDSAATAQRPAAVIDAQADFYRQMNASPLRGLYELSVQATQLIDEARVKVARLIGAPDPREVVFTRNASESLNIAASCLGRLLLRPGDQVVISVMEHHSNLIPWQQVCAETGAELVYLYPDAEGHLSDGEIEAKVGPRARIVSVAHVSNVLGVELPVRKICDRAHAMGAKVVVDAAQSVPHMKVDVEELGCDMLAFSAHKVFGPMGIGVLWGRMGLLEAMPPFLTGGEMIDSVTETEAVWAPVPEKFEAGTQDAAGIGALGTATDYVEAVGYPAIQAREEALVGYLTARLAELDYVTVYGPEDPHERHGVVAFNVEGIHPHDVSSLLDSKDVCIRAGHHCAQPLLLRLGVENTNRASLAFYNDKSDIDALIDGLEFVWGVFNGSR; from the coding sequence ATGGCCAAGCAAGACACCGCGACCACCGTCGTCGCCGGCACCCCTGCGACCGCCGGGGAGGCCTTCCCCTCGGCCTGCGACGCCGCCGGCGCCCCCGCGGCCGACATCGAGGCCGGCGCGCCCCTCACCGGGGCCCCCTCCCTCGACCCCGCCGTGGCCGCCGACATCTCCAAGAACCCCTACAAGGCGGACTTCCCGCTGTTCTCCTGCCACCCCGGCCTGTACTTCCTCGACTCCGCGGCCACGGCCCAGCGCCCCGCCGCCGTCATCGACGCCCAGGCGGACTTCTACCGGCAGATGAACGCCAGCCCGCTCCGCGGCCTCTACGAGCTCTCGGTGCAGGCCACCCAGCTCATCGACGAGGCCCGCGTCAAGGTGGCCCGGCTCATCGGGGCCCCCGACCCCCGCGAGGTGGTGTTCACCCGCAACGCGAGCGAGTCGCTCAACATCGCGGCCAGCTGCCTGGGCAGGCTGCTGCTCCGCCCCGGCGACCAGGTGGTCATCTCCGTCATGGAGCACCACTCCAACCTCATCCCCTGGCAGCAGGTGTGCGCCGAGACCGGCGCCGAGCTCGTCTACCTCTACCCCGACGCCGAGGGGCACCTCTCCGACGGGGAGATCGAGGCCAAGGTCGGGCCCAGGGCCCGCATCGTCTCCGTGGCCCACGTGTCCAACGTTCTGGGCGTGGAGCTCCCCGTCCGCAAGATCTGCGACCGCGCCCACGCCATGGGGGCGAAGGTCGTGGTGGACGCCGCCCAGTCGGTGCCCCACATGAAGGTGGACGTCGAGGAGCTGGGCTGCGACATGCTCGCCTTCTCGGCCCACAAGGTATTCGGGCCCATGGGCATCGGGGTGCTGTGGGGCAGGATGGGACTCCTCGAGGCCATGCCGCCGTTCCTCACGGGCGGCGAGATGATCGACTCCGTCACCGAGACCGAGGCCGTCTGGGCGCCGGTCCCCGAGAAGTTCGAGGCCGGCACCCAGGACGCCGCCGGTATCGGGGCCCTCGGCACCGCCACGGACTACGTGGAGGCCGTTGGTTACCCGGCCATCCAGGCCCGCGAGGAGGCCCTCGTGGGCTACCTCACCGCCCGGCTGGCGGAGCTCGACTACGTGACCGTCTACGGCCCCGAGGACCCGCACGAGCGCCACGGGGTCGTGGCGTTCAACGTGGAGGGGATCCACCCCCACGACGTCTCGAGCCTGCTCGACAGCAAGGACGTGTGCATCCGCGCCGGCCACCACTGCGCCCAGCCGCTGCTGCTGCGCCTGGGGGTGGAGAACACCAACCGGGCCTCTCTGGCCTTTTACAACGACAAGTCAGACATCGACGCCCTCATCGACGGGCTCGAGTTCGTATGGGGGGTCTTCAATGGGAGCCGCTGA
- the eno gene encoding phosphopyruvate hydratase: protein MAEIIDVYGREVLDSRGNPTVEVEVTLEDGSQGRAIVPSGASTGQFEAVELRDGDKDRYMGKGVLEAVNHVNDECADVLVGMDACDQRAVDAALLAADGTDNKGKLGANAILGCSLAVARAAAESVGLPLYNYLGGVNAHVLPTPMMNILNGGVHADNNVDFQEFMIVPVGAPTFSECLRWSTQVYHTLKNVLKDSGHSTGVGDEGGFAPDLKNNKEPLQFIVEAITKAGFTPGEDFMIAMDPATSELYDPETKTYNLKGEGRTLTSDEMVDYWAELVEEFPIVSIEDGLDEEDWDGWKKLTDRIGDKVQLVGDDLFVTNVKRLQKGIDNGAANALLVKVNQIGSLTEAMDAIELAQRNKYACIVSHRSGETEDTTIADLVVATNAGQIKTGAPARTDRVAKYNQLLRIEDELGDSAQYAGRNGFNVLR, encoded by the coding sequence ATGGCAGAGATTATCGATGTCTACGGCCGTGAGGTTCTCGATTCGCGCGGCAACCCCACCGTCGAGGTCGAGGTGACCCTCGAGGACGGCTCCCAGGGTCGCGCCATCGTTCCCTCCGGCGCCTCTACCGGCCAGTTCGAGGCCGTCGAGCTGCGTGACGGCGACAAGGACCGCTACATGGGCAAGGGCGTCCTCGAGGCCGTGAACCACGTCAACGACGAGTGCGCCGACGTGCTCGTGGGCATGGACGCCTGCGACCAGCGCGCCGTGGACGCCGCCCTCCTGGCCGCCGACGGCACCGACAACAAGGGCAAGCTGGGCGCCAACGCCATCCTCGGCTGCTCCCTGGCCGTGGCCCGCGCCGCCGCCGAGTCTGTGGGCCTCCCGCTCTACAACTACCTGGGCGGCGTGAACGCCCACGTGCTCCCCACCCCGATGATGAACATCCTCAACGGCGGCGTGCACGCGGACAACAACGTGGACTTCCAGGAGTTCATGATCGTGCCCGTGGGCGCCCCCACCTTCTCCGAGTGCCTCCGTTGGTCCACGCAGGTCTACCACACCCTGAAGAACGTCCTCAAGGACTCCGGCCACAGCACCGGCGTGGGCGACGAGGGCGGCTTCGCCCCCGACCTCAAGAACAACAAGGAGCCGCTGCAGTTCATCGTCGAGGCCATCACCAAGGCCGGCTTCACCCCCGGCGAGGACTTCATGATCGCCATGGACCCCGCCACCTCCGAGCTCTACGACCCCGAGACCAAGACCTACAACCTCAAGGGCGAGGGCCGCACCCTCACCTCCGACGAGATGGTCGACTACTGGGCCGAGCTCGTGGAGGAGTTCCCGATCGTCTCCATCGAGGACGGCCTCGACGAGGAGGACTGGGACGGCTGGAAGAAGCTCACCGACCGCATCGGCGACAAGGTGCAGCTCGTGGGTGACGACCTGTTCGTGACCAACGTCAAGCGCCTCCAGAAGGGCATCGACAACGGCGCCGCCAACGCCCTGCTCGTGAAGGTGAACCAGATCGGCTCCCTCACCGAGGCCATGGACGCCATCGAGCTCGCCCAGCGCAACAAGTACGCCTGCATCGTCTCCCACCGCTCCGGCGAGACCGAGGACACCACCATCGCCGACCTCGTGGTGGCCACCAACGCCGGCCAGATCAAGACCGGCGCCCCCGCCCGCACCGACCGCGTGGCCAAGTACAACCAGCTCCTCCGCATCGAGGACGAGCTCGGCGACTCCGCCCAGTACGCCGGCCGCAACGGCTTCAACGTCCTGCGCTAA
- a CDS encoding MFS transporter: MGRDTTSPRRADDRAISLLVACRLVATLANTSCFTVGVLGTAVYDLGATVFEVSLLMLVVNLAIVAGNAVGGLAVDALGPRRVLVAGLVGYTLTAVVFFVVPLSLTALTAVCGLYSAVFGAIVTVFTSLPPFVVSDASLARANSLMATAENAAYIVGPALGGMVALAWSAPGCFAVLGIGGLLGVPFALALPAGADGAGRHGVCDGASDEASRDRGVSYVFQGFRLAFSTPALACLVPMAFLAFFAFGAFDSLETVYYRDVLQVGVEWTGWLNAVMGLGATAGSLALLRVPEQRQTVGLAAGLVAVVGAGTVLYVATTSPLVAACGMAVLGFGWGLFEPLLNLVVQRDAPEGAVGRVMGVLQMGQRSSGVLPLLAAPFLAQAFGVQPVLVTAGVVALVAGLAFVAVARRVAPGR, from the coding sequence ATGGGTCGTGACACAACCTCGCCCAGGCGCGCCGACGATCGCGCCATCTCCCTGCTCGTCGCCTGCCGGCTTGTGGCCACGCTCGCCAATACCAGCTGCTTCACCGTGGGTGTGCTCGGCACGGCCGTCTACGACCTCGGCGCCACGGTGTTCGAGGTCTCCCTCCTCATGCTTGTGGTGAACCTCGCTATCGTGGCGGGCAACGCCGTGGGTGGCCTGGCGGTGGATGCCCTGGGCCCGCGACGGGTGCTGGTGGCGGGGCTCGTCGGCTACACGCTCACCGCCGTCGTGTTCTTTGTCGTGCCGCTCTCCCTGACGGCCCTCACCGCCGTCTGCGGCCTTTACTCCGCGGTCTTCGGCGCCATCGTCACGGTGTTCACGTCGCTGCCTCCCTTCGTGGTGTCCGACGCCTCCCTGGCCCGGGCCAACTCCCTCATGGCCACGGCCGAGAACGCCGCTTACATAGTGGGCCCCGCGCTCGGGGGCATGGTGGCCCTGGCGTGGTCGGCGCCCGGCTGCTTTGCCGTGCTCGGCATCGGCGGCCTTTTGGGTGTGCCCTTCGCCCTTGCCCTGCCGGCGGGGGCCGACGGCGCAGGGCGCCACGGCGTGTGCGACGGCGCGTCCGACGAGGCCTCCCGCGACCGCGGTGTCTCCTACGTCTTCCAGGGCTTCCGTCTGGCCTTCTCCACTCCGGCCCTGGCGTGCCTCGTGCCCATGGCGTTCCTGGCCTTCTTTGCCTTCGGGGCCTTCGACTCCTTGGAGACCGTCTACTACCGGGACGTCCTCCAGGTGGGCGTCGAGTGGACCGGCTGGCTCAACGCCGTCATGGGATTGGGTGCCACGGCCGGCTCCCTGGCACTGCTGCGGGTGCCCGAGCAGCGCCAGACCGTGGGCCTCGCTGCGGGGCTGGTCGCCGTGGTAGGTGCGGGCACAGTGCTCTACGTGGCCACGACGAGCCCCCTGGTGGCCGCCTGCGGCATGGCGGTCCTGGGTTTCGGCTGGGGGCTTTTCGAGCCCCTGCTCAACCTCGTGGTGCAGCGCGACGCCCCCGAAGGCGCCGTGGGCCGCGTCATGGGGGTGCTCCAGATGGGCCAGCGCAGCTCCGGCGTGCTGCCCCTGCTCGCGGCGCCGTTTCTGGCCCAGGCCTTCGGCGTGCAGCCGGTGCTCGTGACAGCCGGGGTCGTGGCGCTGGTGGCGGGCCTGGCCTTCGTGGCGGTGGCGAGGCGCGTGGCGCCGGGCCGGTGA
- a CDS encoding MFS transporter codes for MAYSPFPAAPSAEARLFVSRLLARMGVEVSYFIGVFGTATYAMGADAFAISGMMLVGNLFIVVGTALAGPVVDRVGPRRCLMGSLGLTACIFAAYALVDDSMGLLVAFLACWSLFIGFTNTGFATYPPYLVGEEGLKRCNGLMSVATYGAIVAGPVLGAAVCSVWSVKAVFPLAALFFAAAVAVTGANPERRRPDAAPAGEGPAEGGRGRYLLEGFRATFTSRTLALLFLLGFFGYFSFGAFDSLESIFYRDVLAVPVEFLGWLTAAVGLGCVCGSVAMMRLSRERLTVRACALMLCLVGVGSVVYVGTGLWQVAAVGQFLCGLGFGMLGPTRDMLVQEMSPLDVCGRVVSVMQLGLQLAGVVPLFFAPFLAEAFGVQPVLVCAAVVAGSVGAGFYLAVPRVLGRGARPGK; via the coding sequence ATGGCCTACAGCCCGTTCCCTGCCGCCCCGTCCGCCGAGGCGAGGCTCTTCGTCTCCCGCCTCCTTGCCCGCATGGGGGTGGAGGTCAGCTACTTCATCGGTGTCTTCGGCACCGCCACCTACGCCATGGGGGCCGACGCCTTCGCCATCTCGGGCATGATGCTCGTGGGCAACCTCTTCATCGTCGTGGGCACCGCCTTGGCCGGCCCCGTGGTGGACCGCGTGGGACCGCGCCGCTGCCTCATGGGATCCCTCGGGCTCACGGCCTGCATCTTCGCGGCCTACGCGCTCGTTGACGACTCCATGGGCCTGCTCGTGGCGTTCCTCGCGTGCTGGTCGCTGTTCATCGGCTTCACCAATACGGGGTTCGCCACCTACCCGCCGTACCTGGTGGGGGAGGAGGGCCTCAAGCGCTGCAACGGCCTGATGTCCGTGGCCACCTACGGCGCCATCGTGGCGGGTCCCGTGCTGGGCGCCGCCGTGTGCTCGGTGTGGTCCGTCAAGGCGGTCTTCCCGCTGGCCGCGCTCTTCTTCGCTGCCGCCGTGGCGGTCACGGGGGCCAACCCTGAGCGCCGTCGGCCGGACGCCGCCCCTGCCGGGGAGGGGCCCGCCGAGGGCGGCCGCGGGCGCTATCTGCTGGAGGGGTTCCGCGCCACGTTCACGAGCCGCACCCTGGCGCTGCTGTTCCTGCTGGGGTTCTTCGGCTACTTCTCGTTTGGCGCGTTCGACTCGCTGGAGTCCATCTTCTACCGCGACGTCCTGGCGGTCCCGGTGGAGTTCCTGGGCTGGCTCACGGCTGCTGTGGGGTTGGGCTGCGTGTGCGGCTCGGTGGCCATGATGCGGCTGTCCCGCGAGCGGCTCACCGTGCGCGCGTGCGCCCTCATGCTCTGCCTCGTGGGTGTGGGCAGCGTGGTCTACGTGGGCACCGGGCTCTGGCAGGTGGCGGCCGTGGGTCAGTTCCTGTGCGGCCTGGGCTTCGGCATGCTCGGCCCCACGCGCGACATGCTTGTGCAGGAGATGAGCCCGCTCGACGTGTGCGGCCGCGTGGTCTCGGTCATGCAGCTGGGCCTGCAGCTGGCCGGCGTGGTGCCGCTCTTCTTCGCACCTTTTCTGGCCGAGGCCTTCGGCGTGCAGCCGGTGCTCGTCTGCGCCGCCGTCGTGGCCGGGTCCGTGGGCGCCGGTTTCTACCTGGCGGTTCCTCGCGTGCTGGGCCGCGGCGCCCGGCCGGGGAAATAA
- a CDS encoding RrF2 family transcriptional regulator, with amino-acid sequence MAVISTKGRYALRVMVDLGCHDGWVSLGDIAERQQISRKYLEQVMALLTKAGFVDSQRGKGGGYRLSRDPSGYTVGSVLRVAENGPLAPVACLDCSHGMLCERASFCPTLPLWQELGQVMSAFLDSKTLADLLGDDRDSVLEALEGGCEGR; translated from the coding sequence ATGGCCGTCATCTCCACCAAGGGGCGCTACGCCCTGCGGGTCATGGTCGACCTCGGGTGCCACGACGGCTGGGTGTCGCTGGGCGACATCGCCGAGCGCCAGCAGATCTCCCGAAAGTACCTCGAGCAGGTCATGGCGCTGCTGACCAAGGCGGGCTTCGTGGACAGCCAGCGCGGCAAGGGCGGCGGCTACCGCCTCTCCCGCGACCCGTCCGGGTACACCGTGGGCTCCGTGCTCCGTGTGGCCGAGAACGGACCGCTGGCGCCCGTGGCATGCCTTGACTGCAGCCACGGCATGCTATGCGAGCGCGCGAGCTTCTGCCCCACCCTGCCGCTTTGGCAGGAGCTCGGGCAGGTGATGTCCGCGTTCCTGGACTCCAAGACCCTCGCCGACCTCCTCGGCGACGACCGCGACTCCGTCCTGGAGGCGTTGGAGGGCGGCTGCGAGGGCCGCTGA
- the sufB gene encoding Fe-S cluster assembly protein SufB, whose protein sequence is MAETQERARTEVADVDRSLYDFVKSEEGYERFADGLSPEIVEDISRRKDEPRWMLDLRLRSLQIYERTPMPANWGPSIEGLDMANISTYVTAGSKQADSWDEVPEDIKDTFERLGIPEAERTSLAGVGAQYDSELVYHNMREEVAEQGVVYSGIEEALHGPYEEMIREHFMRLVPPTDHKFAALHGAVWSGGSFVYVPAGVSLDFPLQSYFRLNAAGAGQFEHTLIIVEPGADLHFIEGCSAPKYNVANLHAGCVELFVGKDAHLRYSTIENWSKNMYNLNTKRCRVEEGGSIEWVSGSFGSHVSYLYPSSLLMGKGATCDFTGITFAGAGQDLDTGCKVHMAAPDCRATVSTKSISKGGGVSTFRSSVVVTPKAENARCTVSCQSLMLDDRSVSDTVPAMDVRCATAQVGHEATIGRISDDTVLYLMSRGIGEEEARGMVVNGFAEPVSKELPLEYAVEMNNLIKLEMEGAIG, encoded by the coding sequence ATGGCCGAGACCCAAGAGCGCGCCCGCACCGAGGTGGCCGACGTCGACCGCAGCCTCTACGACTTCGTGAAGAGCGAGGAGGGCTACGAGCGCTTCGCCGACGGCCTGTCGCCCGAGATCGTGGAGGACATCAGCCGCCGCAAGGACGAGCCCCGGTGGATGCTCGACCTGCGCCTGCGCTCCCTCCAGATCTACGAGCGCACCCCCATGCCCGCCAACTGGGGCCCCTCCATCGAGGGCCTCGACATGGCCAACATCTCCACCTACGTCACCGCCGGCTCCAAGCAGGCCGACTCCTGGGACGAGGTCCCCGAGGACATCAAAGACACCTTCGAGCGCCTGGGCATCCCGGAGGCGGAGCGCACGAGCCTGGCCGGCGTGGGCGCCCAGTACGACTCCGAGCTCGTCTACCACAACATGCGCGAGGAGGTCGCCGAGCAGGGCGTGGTCTACTCCGGCATCGAGGAGGCGCTCCACGGCCCCTACGAGGAGATGATCCGCGAGCACTTCATGAGGCTCGTCCCGCCGACGGACCACAAGTTCGCCGCGCTCCACGGCGCCGTCTGGAGCGGCGGATCGTTCGTCTACGTGCCCGCAGGCGTGTCGCTGGACTTCCCGCTCCAGAGCTACTTCCGCCTCAACGCCGCAGGGGCCGGGCAGTTCGAGCACACGCTCATCATCGTGGAGCCCGGCGCCGACCTGCACTTCATCGAGGGCTGCTCGGCCCCCAAGTACAACGTGGCCAACCTCCACGCCGGCTGCGTGGAGCTCTTCGTGGGCAAGGACGCGCACCTGCGCTACTCCACGATCGAGAACTGGTCCAAGAACATGTACAACCTCAACACCAAGCGCTGCCGCGTGGAGGAGGGCGGGTCCATCGAGTGGGTCTCCGGCTCCTTCGGCAGCCACGTGAGCTACCTCTACCCGTCGAGCCTCCTCATGGGCAAGGGCGCCACCTGCGACTTCACCGGCATCACCTTCGCCGGCGCCGGCCAGGACCTCGACACAGGCTGCAAGGTGCACATGGCCGCGCCCGACTGCCGCGCCACGGTGTCCACCAAGTCCATCTCCAAGGGCGGCGGCGTCTCCACGTTCCGCAGCTCCGTGGTGGTCACCCCCAAGGCCGAGAACGCCCGCTGCACGGTGTCGTGCCAGTCGCTCATGCTCGACGACCGGTCGGTCTCCGACACCGTCCCGGCCATGGACGTGCGCTGCGCCACGGCCCAGGTGGGCCACGAGGCCACCATCGGCCGCATCTCCGACGACACGGTGCTCTACCTCATGAGCCGCGGCATCGGCGAGGAGGAGGCGCGCGGCATGGTGGTCAACGGCTTTGCCGAGCCCGTCTCGAAGGAGCTCCCGCTGGAGTACGCCGTCGAGATGAACAACCTCATCAAACTCGAGATGGAAGGGGCGATCGGCTGA
- the sufC gene encoding Fe-S cluster assembly ATPase SufC, translating to MPTPLLSVRDLSASADDKPILHGVDLDVDPGTCHVLMGPNGAGKSTLGHVIMGDPAYTVTGGSIGFDGEDVTGLPVDKRSLAGIFLSFQAPVEIPGVPLYSFLRTICQKRPELKMTARQFRRRVTELAEQLDMDTAYLTRELGVGFSGGEKKKVEMLQLLLLQPRLAILDETDSGLDVDALGVVSRGIQAYREQCGGSLIVITHNTRILERLDVDETHVMVDGSIVATGDAALIAHIDANGFEEYEVAAAKEA from the coding sequence ATGCCTACCCCCCTTCTGAGCGTCAGGGACCTCTCGGCCTCCGCCGACGACAAGCCCATCCTCCACGGCGTTGACCTCGACGTGGACCCCGGCACGTGCCACGTGCTCATGGGCCCCAACGGCGCCGGAAAGTCCACCCTCGGCCACGTGATCATGGGCGACCCCGCCTACACCGTGACCGGCGGCTCCATCGGCTTCGACGGCGAGGATGTCACCGGCCTCCCGGTGGACAAGCGCTCCCTCGCCGGCATCTTCCTCTCGTTCCAGGCGCCCGTGGAGATCCCCGGCGTGCCGCTGTACAGCTTCCTGCGCACCATCTGCCAGAAGCGCCCCGAGCTCAAGATGACCGCCCGCCAGTTCCGCCGCCGCGTCACCGAGCTCGCCGAGCAGCTCGACATGGACACCGCCTACCTCACCCGCGAGCTGGGCGTGGGCTTCTCCGGCGGCGAGAAGAAGAAGGTCGAGATGCTCCAGCTCCTGCTGCTGCAGCCCAGGCTGGCCATCCTCGACGAGACCGACTCCGGCCTCGACGTCGACGCCCTCGGCGTGGTCTCCCGCGGCATCCAGGCCTACCGCGAGCAGTGCGGCGGCTCTCTCATCGTCATCACCCACAACACCCGCATCCTCGAGCGCCTCGACGTCGACGAGACCCACGTCATGGTGGACGGCTCCATCGTCGCCACCGGCGACGCCGCCCTCATCGCGCATATCGACGCCAACGGCTTCGAGGAGTACGAGGTCGCCGCGGCAAAGGAGGCCTAG